The genomic stretch TCTAGTCTACGGATCAATGGTGAGTGTATGAGTAGAGAGAAGCCAAGCGTACTGATCTTTTCAGAAATGTTCCCAAAGCCAAAGAGTTCATCAAGCGGCGTCTTCATAGTCGAGAGACTTAAGGCTCTGGAAAACTTGGGCGTGCCTTTTGACTTCGCCCCAGTCTCCACATTCGACAGCTTGCCGATTAGGGTTTTGAAGAAGCTAAAGGGTTACTCTCCGTCTGTACAGATAGAGTCAGTTCAGGTGAATCAAAAGCATTATCCCGTATTGAATGTCTCTCTTGGCTTAAGAGATCGCATTGGGATAATTAGACAGGAGCCTAGTTCTTGGCTGAAATACGCTCAGGGTATGGCAACTGCTATCGAGATGAACAACAATATCGAAGAACACAGTCTGCTTCACGCTCATAGAGTGTTTCCGGAAGGATATGCCGCCATGCGACTCTCTCAGAAGTATTCGATTCCCTACATAGTAACGGCGCACGGGGGGGAGATTCATTCTTTGTCGTATGACTTCCATACTCTGGTAAGAGAGATTCTTCGCAATGCTTCACGCGCAATCTTCGTAAGTAAGGCTTTGATGAAAGATGCATGTGAGAAACTGGATTACGACAAGTCCAATGGGATTGTCATTCCAAATGGGGTAGATACCAACGTATTCAAACCTATGGATAAAGAA from Mesotoga infera encodes the following:
- a CDS encoding glycosyltransferase family 4 protein, yielding MSREKPSVLIFSEMFPKPKSSSSGVFIVERLKALENLGVPFDFAPVSTFDSLPIRVLKKLKGYSPSVQIESVQVNQKHYPVLNVSLGLRDRIGIIRQEPSSWLKYAQGMATAIEMNNNIEEHSLLHAHRVFPEGYAAMRLSQKYSIPYIVTAHGGEIHSLSYDFHTLVREILRNASRAIFVSKALMKDACEKLDYDKSNGIVIPNGVDTNVFKPMDKEEARKKLSLPLDKKIVGFVGNLIEVKGADRLPAIARELLKLRSDIFFFIVGDGPLLKMLREKMPRDISLFSGRLEYGLMPMAMNSIDVLVVPSRREGFGTVILEARACGARIVGTNVGGIPEAVGDERLPSSDSENLSEELAQRISWIISDEFELETVSHCVSSNDWHEIARRERDIYEEIISETSKSYR